GAAGAGTGATTTAGGCATGACGCCGATGCAGGCAAGAGCCCTCGTATATGTTTCTCATAGTGAAGGCATTCGGCAAGTTGCCTTGGCGGACATGCTCGACATACAGCCCATTACACTGGCGCGTTTAATCGATCAATTGGCGGCAGACCGTTTGGTGGAGCGCCGACCTGATCCTAAGGACCGTCGTGCCTACGGCTTGTATCTAACAGACGCGGCGCGGCCGTTATTAGACAAAATCGATAAAGAAGTGGACCGCGTTCGTAAGATAGCCCTACAAAATTTAACCGATGAGCAAGCCAACAGGATGTTAGAGGCGCTACAGCTCATGCACAGCAATTTATCACATTCTTCGTCATTATAAATACGTCTTTGGAGACACATCGGTTATGAGTGAACAAACAGTCAGCCCATCATTGCCAAAACACATTGAGAGACGCAAAACGCGCCGCACTTTTCTGGTGGCATTGCCCCTCGTTATCGTCATAGCGTCGGTCTTTATTTACATGAAAGGCGGGCGTTATGTTGAAACAGACAACGCCTATATTAAGTCCAACATAACGACCATCAATGCCGAAGTATCCGGGGCCATTACGTCCATCGCCGTGAAAGATAATGAAAAGGTGCAGCAGGGTCAGCTGCTGTTCAGCATTGATGCCTCGTCTTATCAAGTGGCTGAAGCTAAGGCGACGGCGCAGTTGCGACAAATTCGATTGAATATTCTGGAGCAGAAAGCGGCTTACGAAGAAAAACAAGCCGAAATTGATCAAGCCGAAAACCAATATGCATTTAACCAACGTGAAGAAAAACGCCAAGCTAACTTATTAAAACAAAAGTTCATTTCTGATACGCAATTCGATCAAGCACGACAAGCGGCACAAGTGAGCGCGCTGACAGTAGCAACCTTGAAAAAAGACCTGTTTCGGTTAAGAGAAGCCTTGGGCGGTGACCCGTCCACTCCCATCGAAGAGCATCCGAGTTACCAAACGGCTCAAGCTGTACTGGATCAGACGCGTATTGATTTGGGTCACCTTGCTGTAAGAGCGCCCGCTTCAGGTGTGGTCGCCAAAGTACCCAGCAGCGGAGAATACGTTTTAGCAGGTTCAACCACCATGGTATTGGTATCCGATGATGAACAATGGATCGAAGCCAATTTCACCGAAAAAGACTTGGCTTTTGTTCAGCCGGGTCAAGCGGTAGAGATTGAGATCGATGCGTATTCCGGCATGACCCTAACCGGCAAGGTCGAGAGTATCAGTCCCGCCACGGGGGCTCAGTTTTCTGTCATTCCTGCTGAGAATGCGACGGGTAATTGGGTGAAAATCGCCCAGCGGTTGTCGGTTAAAATCACCGTGGATGACCAACAAAACACACCGACTTTGCGTACAGGCTTCAGCGCCAATGTCACCATAGACACAGAACATCAGCGCCGATTATTCGGTTTAGCATTGTGAGGCAATAAGCATGGCCGCAACGCAAACGTCACCAACAAAAGACGCCAGTACAACGCGAATAATGGTCACGATTTCAGTGATGCTCGCGACCATTATGCAGGCATTAGACACGACCATTGCCAACGTAGCTCTGCCTCACATGAGGGGCGCGATGGGCACAACGCAAGATCAAATCTCGTGGGTACTGACGTCTTATATTGTCGCGGCGGCGATTTGTATGCCATTAACGGGAATCCTATCCGCAAAAATTGGCCGTAAACGTCTTTTTATGTGGTCCATTGTGGGGTTTACCCTATCGTCTATTTTATGCGGTGCGGCGCAATCTCTTGATCAAATTGTTATCTTTCGATTGTTGCAAGGCGTGTTTGGTGCCAGCTTGGTCCCCTTGTCGCAATCGGTGTTACTCGATACGTACCCAAAAGAAAAACACGGTTCTGCTATGGCAATGTGGGGTGTTGGGGTGATGGTTGGGCCCATTCTTGGTCCTTATTTAGGCGGCTTGCTGACGGAATATTACAGCTGGCGCTGGGTGTTTTACATCAATGTGCCCTTCGGTATTATCGCTTGGTTGGGCTTGGCGGGCTTTTTAGACGAATCAGCACTCGACAAAAAACGCCGATTTGATGTTTATGGGTTTGTTTTGCTGGGCGTCGCCATCGGTAGCTTGCAAATGATGCTAGACCGCGGTGAGTCTCAGAGCTGGTTTGAAAGCTTAGAAGTCATCATTGAGGGGGCGCTGGCCGTGGTGTGCGGTTATATGTTTTTGGTGCATATTTTTACCCACGATCACCCATTTATTGACCCTCGCATGTTCCATGATCGAAACTTCAGTGTTGGCATGGTGTTCATCTTTATTGTGGGTATTATTTTGTTGTCATCCATGGCCTTATTGCCACCGTTTATGAGTGCATTAATGGGGTATCCGGTCGTGGACATCGGTGCGATTTTGGCCCCCAGAGGCTTTGGGACGATGGGCGCTATGATCATCGTAGGGCGTTTGGCCAATAAAGTCGACGCACGGTATTTCATCACCTTAGGGTTGTTGTTAATTACCTTTTCGATGTGGGAAATGACCTTGTTTACCACTGACACTACTGCCTGGGATATTATTCGAACAGGCATGGTTCAAGGGGTTGGTTTGGGCTTTATTTTTGTGCCTCTATCGACCATTAGCTTTGCCACCCTAGACCCCAAATACCGCAATGAAGGTACATCTATGTTTAGCTTGTTGCGCAACATAGGCAGCAGCATCGGTATCTCGGTGGTAACAACTTACTTAGCCCAACGTACGCAAATAAACCACGCCGCGTTTGCCGATTATATCAACCCCTTCAATGTGGGTTTGCACATCGCACAAGAGCACGGCATTTACAACACAACGACCGCCGCAGGGCTGACGGTGCTTAATCAGGTAGTAACAGGGCAAGCCGCGACCTTGGCCTACTTGCAAGACTTTCGTTTGATGATGTGGGTGTCTGTCGCGGCCTTGCCTTTGGTGTTTTTGTTAAAAGGTAAACCCAAGCCCGCTAGCGTATAGCCACAGACTTGAATGTCATCATTCGCTAGTACTGTCTAAAAGCAAGCGTTATCATGCCTACCATTGAAACTGACTTCGGGTGCTTTATATAGTAGCCGATTTTGTTTGGAGGCAGACTTGAGTGCATTAGATCGACATTTTATTTTGGGCTACGGCAGCCTAATTAATGGTGAAAGCCGTGCGAAAACCGGTGAGACAGGACGAGTCTGGCCGGTCAAGCTACACGGTTTTGAACGTCACTGGTCGGTCATGTCGCGACAATATGGCATGAGCTCTGTTGCGGTCATCGAAGCCCCTAATAAAGCCTGTAATGGTGTGCTGGTGGAAGTCCCATACGATCAATTTCCGCTGTTCGATGAGCGGGAAGTAGGTTATCGACGCGCACAGCTTGAACCTCACCAACTAAGCACCTATCAAGATGACACACTGCCCACCGGCACTTACTGGGTGTATCACACCGACGATGTGGTTGAGCCGTATCATGATTGCCCGATCGCATTAAGTTATTTGGATGTGATTTTGGCCGGCTGCTTAGATCACGGTGATGCCTTCGCGAAAGACTTTTTAGTATTAACCCAGGGCTGGACGTCGCCCTTATTAAATGATCGCACCGCGCCGCGTTACCCCAGAGCGCAACCGGATATTGCGACAGAGCGTTTGAATCTTTTACTCGCGCCTGTCACCACCCTTTCTATAAAAGAGCTATCTGTTACTTATGAATCTTAATACCACGAGCCAACTATTGATGCGCAGTGAAGACGCGCTCACCGGTAAAATTTTATTT
The sequence above is a segment of the Marinomonas sp. IMCC 4694 genome. Coding sequences within it:
- a CDS encoding HlyD family secretion protein yields the protein MSEQTVSPSLPKHIERRKTRRTFLVALPLVIVIASVFIYMKGGRYVETDNAYIKSNITTINAEVSGAITSIAVKDNEKVQQGQLLFSIDASSYQVAEAKATAQLRQIRLNILEQKAAYEEKQAEIDQAENQYAFNQREEKRQANLLKQKFISDTQFDQARQAAQVSALTVATLKKDLFRLREALGGDPSTPIEEHPSYQTAQAVLDQTRIDLGHLAVRAPASGVVAKVPSSGEYVLAGSTTMVLVSDDEQWIEANFTEKDLAFVQPGQAVEIEIDAYSGMTLTGKVESISPATGAQFSVIPAENATGNWVKIAQRLSVKITVDDQQNTPTLRTGFSANVTIDTEHQRRLFGLAL
- a CDS encoding MarR family winged helix-turn-helix transcriptional regulator, giving the protein MQTKNIGFLLTDIIRLMRREYSKSDLGMTPMQARALVYVSHSEGIRQVALADMLDIQPITLARLIDQLAADRLVERRPDPKDRRAYGLYLTDAARPLLDKIDKEVDRVRKIALQNLTDEQANRMLEALQLMHSNLSHSSSL
- a CDS encoding DHA2 family efflux MFS transporter permease subunit yields the protein MAATQTSPTKDASTTRIMVTISVMLATIMQALDTTIANVALPHMRGAMGTTQDQISWVLTSYIVAAAICMPLTGILSAKIGRKRLFMWSIVGFTLSSILCGAAQSLDQIVIFRLLQGVFGASLVPLSQSVLLDTYPKEKHGSAMAMWGVGVMVGPILGPYLGGLLTEYYSWRWVFYINVPFGIIAWLGLAGFLDESALDKKRRFDVYGFVLLGVAIGSLQMMLDRGESQSWFESLEVIIEGALAVVCGYMFLVHIFTHDHPFIDPRMFHDRNFSVGMVFIFIVGIILLSSMALLPPFMSALMGYPVVDIGAILAPRGFGTMGAMIIVGRLANKVDARYFITLGLLLITFSMWEMTLFTTDTTAWDIIRTGMVQGVGLGFIFVPLSTISFATLDPKYRNEGTSMFSLLRNIGSSIGISVVTTYLAQRTQINHAAFADYINPFNVGLHIAQEHGIYNTTTAAGLTVLNQVVTGQAATLAYLQDFRLMMWVSVAALPLVFLLKGKPKPASV
- a CDS encoding gamma-glutamylcyclotransferase family protein → MSALDRHFILGYGSLINGESRAKTGETGRVWPVKLHGFERHWSVMSRQYGMSSVAVIEAPNKACNGVLVEVPYDQFPLFDEREVGYRRAQLEPHQLSTYQDDTLPTGTYWVYHTDDVVEPYHDCPIALSYLDVILAGCLDHGDAFAKDFLVLTQGWTSPLLNDRTAPRYPRAQPDIATERLNLLLAPVTTLSIKELSVTYES